A stretch of Myceligenerans xiligouense DNA encodes these proteins:
- a CDS encoding exopolyphosphatase has product MTSRVAAIDCGTNSIRLLVADIDDAGALTELDRRMEIVRLGQGVDRTGELHPDALERTLAATRQYAEAIESLGATKVRFVATSATRDARNRDEFFSGVREILGTDVEVISGDEEAALSFRGATSAVARTHPGPYLVVDLGGGSTELVLGTDRVEAAHSMDVGSVRMTERHLAPPAAAAGALPAGGTTTGTTPAGATAATGGAAAVVGTPPTGAPSADAPPAPDEVAAARADVRAALDDAARTVPLGKARTLVGLAGSITTVTAHALGLTAYDRDRVSGAELPVGTVLASCEALLASSRRERTAMGFLHPGRVDVIAAGALVWSEVIERVARDVAAAGGTLTDVVTSEHDILDGIALTLA; this is encoded by the coding sequence ATGACATCCCGCGTCGCCGCCATCGACTGCGGCACCAACTCGATCCGTCTGCTCGTCGCGGACATCGACGATGCCGGAGCGCTGACCGAGCTCGACCGCCGCATGGAGATCGTGCGGCTCGGGCAGGGCGTCGACCGCACCGGAGAACTGCATCCCGATGCCCTGGAGCGGACCCTCGCGGCGACGCGGCAGTACGCGGAGGCCATCGAGTCGCTGGGGGCGACGAAGGTGCGGTTCGTGGCGACGTCGGCCACGCGGGACGCGCGCAACCGGGACGAGTTCTTCTCCGGCGTGCGGGAGATCCTCGGTACGGACGTCGAGGTCATTTCCGGCGACGAGGAGGCGGCTCTGTCGTTCCGGGGCGCGACCAGCGCCGTGGCCCGCACGCATCCTGGGCCGTACCTCGTGGTGGACCTGGGGGGTGGCTCGACGGAACTGGTCCTGGGGACCGATCGCGTCGAGGCCGCGCACTCGATGGACGTGGGGTCCGTCCGGATGACGGAGCGTCACCTCGCGCCGCCCGCCGCCGCTGCGGGAGCCCTTCCGGCAGGCGGGACGACGACGGGTACGACGCCGGCCGGTGCGACGGCGGCGACTGGCGGCGCGGCGGCGGTTGTCGGGACGCCGCCGACGGGTGCGCCTTCCGCGGATGCGCCCCCGGCGCCCGACGAGGTGGCCGCCGCGCGGGCCGACGTCCGGGCCGCCCTGGACGACGCGGCACGGACGGTCCCGCTCGGCAAGGCCCGGACGCTGGTGGGGCTCGCCGGTTCGATCACCACCGTCACCGCGCACGCGCTGGGCCTGACCGCGTACGACCGTGACCGCGTGAGCGGTGCCGAGCTGCCGGTCGGGACCGTCCTGGCATCGTGCGAGGCGCTGCTGGCGTCCTCGCGCCGGGAGCGCACGGCGATGGGGTTCCTGCACCCGGGCCGGGTCGACGTCATCGCCGCGGGCGCGCTGGTCTGGTCCGAGGTGATCGAGCGGGTCGCGCGGGACGTCGCGGCGGCAGGCGGGACGCTCACGGACGTGGTCACCAGCGAGCACGACATCCTGGACGGAATCGCGCTGACCCTTGCCTGA
- a CDS encoding DUF501 domain-containing protein codes for MSEKAAVTPETVDPQDLAVLQEQLGRVPRGVVGIAARCVCGRPLVARTAPRLPDGTPFPTTFYLSHPGAVAAASRLEANGVMKEMNVRLGEDGDLAAGYRAAHEHYIARREELGHVEEIDGISAGGMPTRVKCLHALMAHALAAGPGVNPLGDEALALARDDWRPDRCTC; via the coding sequence GTGAGTGAGAAAGCCGCTGTGACTCCCGAGACCGTCGACCCGCAGGACCTGGCCGTGCTCCAGGAGCAGCTCGGGCGAGTGCCGCGTGGCGTCGTCGGGATCGCGGCGCGCTGCGTGTGCGGCCGGCCCCTCGTCGCGCGCACCGCGCCGCGCCTGCCGGACGGGACACCGTTCCCCACCACCTTCTACCTGTCGCACCCGGGTGCGGTCGCGGCGGCGTCGCGCCTCGAGGCGAACGGCGTGATGAAGGAGATGAACGTGCGGTTGGGCGAGGACGGCGACCTGGCCGCGGGCTACCGCGCGGCGCACGAGCACTACATCGCGCGGCGTGAGGAGCTCGGCCACGTCGAGGAGATCGACGGGATCTCCGCGGGCGGCATGCCCACGCGCGTGAAGTGCCTGCACGCCCTCATGGCACATGCCCTCGCCGCCGGCCCGGGAGTGAACCCGCTGGGCGACGAGGCCCTGGCGCTCGCCCGCGACGACTGGCGCCCGGACCGCTGCACCTGCTGA
- a CDS encoding NAD(P)/FAD-dependent oxidoreductase — translation MPQNDLTSVSHAQTAATSPRPRKVPRILVLGGGSVGLYVARRLRRKLKKREAAIVVVDPRPYMTYAPFLPEAGAGSIDARDVVAPHRRALKGIDVLQGKVTAIEHGRKHVTITPEEGDAYEVSYDELVVGLGSVSRTLPIPGLAETAIGFKNVEEAIAVRNHVINRLDVASSTWDAELRTRMLTFTFVGGGFAGIEALAEIEDMARYATRQYDTISPEDLRFVMIEGTGRILPEVTEPMSLYALDTMKKRGIEFHLNTFLSSCEGGHVVTSTGVEFDSDTVVWTAGVRANPVIKEASDLPVDKMGRVAVTPTLQVVTEDGEIVEGAWAAGDCAAVPDVLNPGSFCPPNAQHAIRQAKRLADNIVARHKGGEPKDYEHKNVGVVASLGLYKGVAELFGWLKLRGPLAWLAHRGYHVMAMPTGNRKIRILIGWMGQFLMGRELVSLGSLHDPRNEFRAAAVPPKEKQKVVQTATTSAGK, via the coding sequence ATGCCTCAGAACGACCTGACCTCGGTCAGCCATGCCCAGACCGCGGCCACCTCGCCCCGTCCGCGCAAGGTGCCGCGGATCCTGGTGCTCGGCGGCGGGTCCGTCGGGCTCTACGTGGCGCGTCGCCTGCGGAGGAAGCTGAAGAAGCGGGAGGCGGCGATCGTCGTCGTCGATCCCCGGCCGTACATGACCTACGCGCCGTTCCTGCCCGAGGCCGGCGCCGGCTCCATCGACGCGCGCGACGTGGTCGCGCCGCACCGTCGTGCCCTCAAGGGTATCGACGTGCTGCAGGGCAAGGTCACGGCGATCGAGCACGGTCGCAAGCACGTCACGATCACGCCCGAGGAGGGCGACGCGTACGAGGTCTCGTACGACGAGCTCGTGGTCGGGCTCGGCTCCGTCTCCCGCACGCTGCCCATCCCGGGCCTCGCCGAGACGGCCATCGGCTTCAAGAACGTGGAGGAGGCCATCGCGGTCCGCAACCACGTGATCAACCGCCTCGACGTCGCGTCCTCCACCTGGGACGCGGAGCTGCGGACCCGGATGCTGACCTTCACGTTCGTCGGCGGCGGTTTCGCGGGCATCGAGGCCCTCGCCGAGATCGAGGACATGGCGCGGTACGCGACCCGTCAGTACGACACGATCTCGCCCGAGGACCTGCGCTTCGTCATGATCGAGGGCACGGGCCGCATCCTGCCCGAGGTCACGGAGCCGATGAGCCTCTACGCGCTCGACACGATGAAGAAGCGTGGCATCGAGTTCCACCTCAACACGTTCCTGTCGTCCTGTGAGGGTGGGCACGTGGTGACCTCCACGGGCGTCGAGTTCGACTCCGACACCGTCGTGTGGACCGCGGGCGTCAGGGCGAACCCGGTCATCAAGGAGGCGTCCGACCTGCCCGTCGACAAGATGGGCCGGGTGGCGGTCACCCCGACCCTGCAGGTCGTGACGGAGGACGGGGAGATCGTCGAGGGCGCGTGGGCCGCGGGCGACTGCGCCGCCGTGCCCGACGTCCTCAACCCGGGTTCCTTCTGCCCGCCCAACGCGCAGCACGCGATCCGCCAGGCGAAGCGTCTGGCCGACAACATCGTCGCCCGGCACAAGGGCGGTGAGCCGAAGGACTACGAGCACAAGAACGTCGGCGTCGTGGCGTCGCTCGGCCTGTACAAGGGCGTCGCGGAACTGTTCGGCTGGCTGAAGCTGCGTGGTCCGCTCGCGTGGCTGGCCCACCGCGGCTACCACGTCATGGCGATGCCGACCGGCAACCGCAAGATCCGCATCCTCATCGGCTGGATGGGCCAGTTCCTCATGGGCCGTGAGCTGGTCTCGCTCGGGTCGCTGCACGATCCGCGCAACGAGTTCCGCGCCGCGGCGGTGCCGCCGAAGGAGAAGCAGAAGGTCGTGCAGACGGCCACGACGTCCGCCGGGAAGTAG
- a CDS encoding glycosyltransferase family A protein: MSTSRIRLHSRWTRQQWNEDPELTLAGPLLSLHRTSDVNDIEPGQIRDARAVLRARAGLGTARLTPEDAAAWRDIRATQQRIVERFLAERARYYGHDQVLPFPDARAMADENRDTFVIIKFMDEAPHLEATLDSLLNQDYDLSRLVLITADNNSTDGSTEIVDEVARRNDTAARIVRLAQPVPGAGHTARLGVDRAVATVLEMCRADGRWERLQTATIAVSDGDTVYHPGVLDEIRGKLDTHPDVDGVMPFLTYKLTAGLRLLHTGPEQVTLPRLREVQHRQPPTRVPHSLATVAAHATFPRDGRRLQGATAGLTDRDGVVHEAPVQHDEAVGRFAVYQDPAGRVAYLLPDRTLLLAAAPVSGTDAALLALENGTVGHDETWKWHTAIGHDIFLRWAFLGMGLPEEVVFPDTSDALKTFRVWAFAIGGQHQLTRPGLKIATGSDYQSGRVLQAAGCTVMLGSAHAPAETEIDRLIKMVRNFVDEKAVFYGNTRSEMLERATGLYVHMTRIQPQLEAELRDYEDWVFRDVAFPERLIFPLRWMFQNAVRYYCHGPAEAELVRRRFLTPILSPDDVEAVCRDLIDPAREALAEAPLHEKQHRAEAVAEAVIVAYYPRILAFYGETIRSFMRAHEVEPAAYEWLLAEVPALRNALRENPPQVDPTAVWSSADYDIDDARGQVTSVKGA, from the coding sequence GTGAGCACCTCACGCATTCGCCTGCACAGTCGATGGACCCGCCAGCAGTGGAACGAGGACCCTGAGCTCACGCTTGCCGGGCCACTGCTCAGCCTGCATCGCACGTCGGACGTGAACGACATCGAGCCCGGACAGATCCGTGACGCCCGTGCGGTGCTCCGGGCGCGAGCCGGTCTCGGTACGGCTCGCCTCACGCCCGAGGACGCCGCCGCCTGGCGGGATATCCGCGCGACGCAGCAACGCATCGTCGAGCGGTTCCTCGCGGAGCGCGCCCGCTACTACGGCCATGACCAGGTCCTCCCGTTCCCTGACGCACGCGCCATGGCCGACGAGAACCGGGACACGTTCGTCATCATCAAGTTCATGGACGAGGCCCCTCATCTGGAGGCCACCCTGGACAGCCTGCTGAACCAGGACTACGACCTCTCACGACTGGTCCTGATCACGGCGGACAACAACTCCACGGACGGCTCGACGGAGATCGTCGACGAGGTCGCCCGCAGGAACGACACCGCGGCACGGATCGTCCGGCTCGCCCAACCGGTCCCCGGCGCCGGCCACACCGCGCGTCTCGGCGTCGACCGCGCCGTTGCCACCGTGCTCGAGATGTGCCGTGCCGACGGCCGGTGGGAACGGCTCCAGACCGCGACCATCGCGGTTTCCGACGGCGACACGGTGTACCACCCCGGCGTGCTCGACGAGATCCGGGGCAAGCTGGACACGCACCCTGACGTCGACGGTGTCATGCCCTTCCTCACCTACAAACTGACCGCCGGCCTCCGGCTCCTGCATACGGGGCCGGAGCAGGTCACGCTCCCGCGGCTACGGGAGGTGCAGCACCGGCAGCCCCCCACCCGCGTCCCGCATTCCCTCGCCACCGTCGCCGCCCATGCCACGTTCCCGCGCGACGGCCGGCGCCTTCAGGGGGCGACGGCGGGTCTGACGGACCGTGACGGCGTCGTCCACGAGGCGCCGGTGCAGCACGACGAGGCAGTCGGCCGCTTCGCGGTGTATCAGGATCCAGCAGGCAGGGTCGCCTACCTGCTGCCGGACCGGACCCTCCTGCTCGCCGCAGCGCCGGTCTCCGGCACGGACGCGGCGCTCCTCGCGCTGGAGAACGGAACCGTCGGGCACGACGAGACATGGAAGTGGCATACCGCCATCGGCCACGACATCTTCCTGCGCTGGGCGTTTCTGGGCATGGGCCTCCCCGAGGAAGTCGTGTTCCCCGACACCAGCGACGCCCTCAAGACGTTCCGGGTGTGGGCGTTCGCGATCGGCGGCCAGCACCAGCTCACTCGCCCAGGGCTCAAGATCGCCACCGGCAGCGACTACCAGAGCGGCCGGGTCCTGCAGGCCGCCGGCTGCACCGTGATGCTCGGCTCCGCGCACGCACCCGCCGAGACGGAGATCGACCGGCTGATCAAGATGGTCCGCAACTTCGTCGACGAGAAGGCTGTCTTCTACGGCAACACGCGCAGCGAGATGCTCGAACGCGCCACCGGCCTGTACGTTCACATGACCAGGATCCAGCCCCAGCTCGAGGCGGAACTGCGCGACTACGAGGACTGGGTGTTCCGCGACGTCGCGTTCCCGGAACGGCTCATCTTCCCGCTGCGATGGATGTTCCAGAACGCGGTCCGGTACTACTGTCACGGTCCGGCCGAGGCCGAACTGGTGCGACGACGGTTCCTGACCCCGATCCTCTCCCCGGACGACGTCGAGGCCGTGTGTCGCGACCTCATCGATCCGGCGCGGGAAGCCCTGGCCGAGGCACCGCTGCACGAGAAGCAGCACCGTGCGGAAGCCGTCGCAGAGGCCGTCATCGTCGCGTACTACCCGCGGATCCTGGCGTTCTACGGCGAGACGATCCGTTCGTTCATGCGCGCCCACGAAGTCGAGCCGGCTGCTTATGAGTGGTTGCTGGCGGAGGTCCCGGCACTCCGGAACGCCCTCCGCGAAAACCCCCCGCAGGTGGATCCCACCGCCGTCTGGTCGTCGGCCGACTACGACATCGACGATGCCCGTGGCCAGGTCACCTCGGTCAAGGGGGCGTGA
- a CDS encoding nucleotide sugar dehydrogenase yields the protein MTQNRTLPRITVCGLGYVGLSVAVAAHDAGYAVTAYDVDEGVLARLKRGNPGISNVTAEEVTSLAEDPTTVMTHDLDQSPVGDVAIVCVPTPLTPGGAPDTSAIIDAARALAGRIQPGTLVILESTTWPGTTEDLFAPILAEGSGMDPGTEFNVAFSPERIDPGNRTHTFTTTPKVVGGLTAGCTTRAAEFYRSLGVPVVVAAGTREAEMSKLLENTYRFVNISFVNEFAAVCDAMDIDAMDAIRCASSKPFGFTAFTPGAGIGGHCIPVDPFYLTYKADEVGAATPMISAADLVNRSVPETVAERVLTYLRSEGALPGAKVLLCGVSYKPDVADLRMTPAIGVVRALRARGIEPSFIDPFVPELLVDDRPVAPWPGGLADVAIVLQQHKAAPRPADLAHAVYDPAGARRPIRTPELRRVP from the coding sequence ATGACCCAGAACCGGACGCTACCTCGCATCACGGTGTGCGGCCTCGGATACGTCGGCCTGTCCGTCGCGGTCGCCGCCCACGACGCCGGGTACGCCGTCACCGCCTACGACGTCGACGAGGGCGTGCTGGCGCGGCTCAAGCGGGGGAATCCCGGGATCTCCAACGTCACCGCCGAAGAGGTCACGTCGCTGGCCGAGGACCCCACGACCGTCATGACCCACGACCTGGACCAGTCACCCGTCGGCGATGTCGCGATCGTCTGCGTGCCGACGCCCCTGACGCCGGGAGGGGCGCCGGACACCTCCGCGATCATCGATGCCGCGCGTGCCCTCGCCGGGCGGATCCAGCCCGGGACGCTGGTGATCCTTGAGTCGACCACCTGGCCGGGGACGACGGAGGACCTGTTCGCGCCGATCCTGGCGGAGGGTTCCGGCATGGACCCCGGCACGGAGTTCAACGTCGCGTTCTCCCCCGAGCGAATCGACCCGGGAAACCGCACCCACACCTTCACGACCACCCCGAAGGTGGTCGGCGGCCTGACGGCGGGGTGCACGACACGGGCGGCGGAGTTCTACCGCTCGCTGGGTGTTCCCGTGGTGGTCGCGGCCGGCACCCGCGAGGCAGAGATGTCCAAGCTGCTGGAGAACACCTACCGGTTCGTCAACATCAGCTTCGTCAACGAGTTCGCCGCGGTGTGCGACGCGATGGACATCGACGCCATGGACGCGATCCGATGCGCTTCCTCCAAACCGTTCGGCTTCACCGCGTTCACACCGGGCGCCGGCATCGGCGGACACTGCATCCCGGTCGACCCCTTCTACCTGACCTACAAGGCCGACGAGGTCGGAGCGGCGACGCCGATGATCTCCGCCGCCGACCTCGTGAACCGCTCGGTACCCGAGACGGTCGCCGAACGGGTGCTCACGTACCTCAGGTCCGAAGGAGCACTTCCGGGCGCGAAGGTCCTGCTCTGCGGAGTCAGCTACAAGCCCGATGTCGCGGATCTGCGCATGACACCCGCGATCGGCGTGGTCCGCGCGCTGCGCGCACGTGGCATCGAACCGAGCTTCATCGATCCGTTCGTGCCGGAGCTCCTCGTCGACGACCGCCCCGTCGCACCCTGGCCGGGCGGCCTCGCCGATGTCGCCATCGTGCTGCAACAGCACAAGGCGGCTCCGCGGCCGGCCGACCTGGCGCACGCCGTCTACGATCCGGCCGGCGCCCGGCGCCCGATCCGGACACCGGAGCTGCGGCGGGTACCGTGA
- the eno gene encoding phosphopyruvate hydratase, with amino-acid sequence MASIEAVGAREILDSRGNPTVEVEIVLDDGTYARAGVPSGASTGAFEAVEKRDGDKSRYLGKGTEQAVAAVNDQIAPELIGYDAEEQRIVDATMLELDGTPNKGNLGANAVLGVSLAVAKAAAKSSGLDLFRYVGGPNAHVLPVPMMNILNGGSHADSNVDIQEFMIAPIGAPTFKEAVRTGAEVYHALKAVLKEKGLATGLGDEGGFAPNLASNREALDLILVAIEKAGYTAGTDVALALDVASTEFFSEGSYAFEGGKKSTEEMVDYYAQLVSDYPLVSIEDPLSEDEWGAWAALMQSVGDKVQIVGDDLFVTNPERLARGIAEKSANSLLVKLNQIGTLTETLDAVTLAQRNGFTTMTSHRSGETEDTTIADLSVATNAGQIKTGAPARGERINKYNQLLRIEDALDDAGVYAGRTAFPRFQG; translated from the coding sequence GTGGCTAGCATTGAAGCCGTTGGAGCACGCGAGATCCTGGACTCGCGCGGCAACCCGACCGTCGAGGTCGAGATCGTCCTGGACGACGGGACGTACGCCCGCGCCGGTGTGCCGTCGGGCGCGTCGACGGGCGCGTTCGAAGCCGTCGAGAAGCGTGACGGTGACAAGAGCCGCTACCTGGGCAAGGGCACCGAGCAGGCCGTCGCCGCGGTGAACGACCAGATCGCCCCCGAACTGATCGGGTACGACGCCGAGGAGCAGCGCATCGTCGACGCGACGATGCTGGAGCTGGACGGCACCCCGAACAAGGGCAACCTCGGTGCCAACGCGGTGCTCGGCGTGTCGCTCGCGGTCGCGAAGGCCGCGGCCAAGTCGTCCGGCCTGGACCTGTTCCGCTACGTGGGCGGTCCGAACGCGCACGTGCTGCCCGTTCCGATGATGAACATCCTGAACGGCGGGTCGCACGCCGACTCGAACGTCGACATCCAGGAGTTCATGATCGCGCCGATCGGCGCCCCGACCTTCAAGGAGGCGGTGCGCACCGGTGCCGAGGTGTACCACGCGCTGAAGGCCGTGCTGAAGGAGAAGGGCCTGGCGACCGGGCTCGGCGACGAGGGTGGCTTCGCGCCGAACCTCGCGAGCAACCGCGAGGCGCTGGACCTGATCCTCGTCGCGATCGAGAAGGCCGGCTACACGGCGGGAACCGACGTGGCGCTCGCGCTCGACGTCGCGTCCACGGAGTTCTTCTCCGAGGGCTCGTACGCCTTCGAGGGCGGCAAGAAGTCGACGGAGGAGATGGTCGACTACTACGCGCAGCTCGTGTCCGACTACCCGCTGGTGTCCATCGAGGACCCGCTGAGCGAGGACGAGTGGGGCGCCTGGGCGGCGCTCATGCAGTCGGTGGGCGACAAGGTGCAGATCGTGGGCGACGACCTGTTCGTCACCAACCCGGAGCGCCTGGCCCGCGGCATCGCGGAGAAGTCGGCGAACTCGCTGCTGGTCAAGCTCAACCAGATCGGCACGCTGACCGAGACGCTCGACGCCGTCACGCTGGCCCAGCGCAACGGCTTCACCACGATGACCTCGCACCGCTCCGGCGAGACCGAGGACACCACCATCGCGGACCTGTCCGTGGCCACCAACGCCGGCCAGATCAAGACCGGTGCCCCGGCGCGCGGCGAGCGCATCAACAAGTACAACCAGCTCCTGCGCATCGAGGACGCCCTGGACGACGCCGGTGTCTACGCCGGCCGCACGGCGTTCCCCCGCTTCCAGGGCTGA
- a CDS encoding helix-turn-helix transcriptional regulator: MPSRVTVGVLSSSLVLRRGLLSLLGEAACVSSVIVLDEDDVLRPECADIVVTTVRDLGSIPLDGAKRVLVALPSAPDVSDCFRCDRVPDGYFLLQEVSARQLDAAIGDCLIGRFPAPREVVRELAARAHVEVPVARTPVTSREIDTLKLMASGLSNDQIAARLGITRHGVKRLVSSTMLKLGASNRTSAVMRAIEMGIIQYPWQTRIKHSAGRVS, from the coding sequence ATGCCATCTCGGGTCACGGTAGGAGTCCTGAGTTCGAGTCTGGTACTGCGGCGTGGCTTGCTCTCCCTGCTTGGTGAGGCCGCCTGCGTCTCGTCGGTGATCGTCCTCGACGAGGACGACGTCCTCCGTCCGGAGTGCGCGGACATCGTGGTCACGACGGTACGTGACCTCGGTTCGATACCGTTGGACGGCGCCAAGCGGGTGCTGGTCGCGCTGCCGTCCGCGCCCGATGTGAGCGACTGCTTCCGATGCGACCGGGTCCCCGACGGCTACTTCCTGCTCCAGGAGGTTTCCGCGCGGCAGCTCGACGCGGCGATCGGTGACTGCCTCATCGGGCGGTTCCCGGCGCCACGAGAGGTGGTGCGGGAACTGGCGGCCAGGGCACACGTGGAGGTGCCCGTCGCACGGACACCGGTGACGAGCCGCGAGATCGACACGCTGAAGCTGATGGCGTCGGGGCTGAGCAACGACCAGATCGCCGCGCGGCTCGGCATCACACGGCACGGTGTCAAGCGTCTTGTCTCGAGCACGATGCTCAAGCTGGGCGCGAGCAACCGGACGAGCGCCGTCATGCGGGCGATCGAGATGGGCATCATCCAGTACCCGTGGCAGACCAGGATCAAGCACTCCGCGGGGCGCGTGTCCTGA
- a CDS encoding class I adenylate-forming enzyme family protein — protein sequence MLLERLDALAREAPERIAVQAADRPPVTRAEFAAMAREAGHAIRSCWGGKAEDGPVVVVVDGSPRSLASLVGALGCGLGIVAVEAGSPALTGSRGVLADLEVGVVVAADVPALWPNARVLDPGDLGGAVSLTTFPEMFPAAPSCDPELLQLTSGSSGQPRLARQTYAGAVVAALSYVDRFQLAADDVVVLPVSAAHSYGMAGMLSALLVGATVTSLPTFTPAAAAAALRDATVLFGTPLMYRYLTVGPLGRDRAGALRLAVSAGAPLDAQVAEAFRTRTGVAVRQVYGSTEAGLIACTPAWRSGVPPDAVGPVAPGVDVRVAPDGELLVRTRSLMRGYFGDGPLHLDRGFYPTGDLGAVGEDGLLRITGRKSRFAKIGGRRVGFALVEDALKRCPGVVDAVARSRPGPNGEEELVGYVVLAGTAPAEVLTALRDGGLAPYEVPSELRVIAELPRNHLGKVVAEELEEMVEKSSTSRV from the coding sequence ATGCTGTTGGAACGGTTGGATGCCCTCGCGCGGGAAGCGCCCGAGAGGATCGCGGTGCAGGCGGCAGACCGCCCGCCGGTGACGAGGGCGGAGTTCGCGGCCATGGCCCGGGAGGCCGGCCATGCCATACGGAGCTGTTGGGGTGGTAAAGCCGAGGATGGCCCTGTCGTGGTCGTCGTGGACGGGTCTCCCCGATCGCTCGCGTCCCTGGTCGGCGCGCTCGGGTGCGGCCTCGGCATCGTGGCCGTCGAGGCCGGGTCCCCGGCGCTGACCGGGTCCCGCGGCGTTCTCGCCGACCTGGAGGTGGGCGTCGTGGTCGCCGCCGACGTGCCCGCGCTGTGGCCGAACGCCCGGGTGCTGGACCCGGGTGACCTGGGCGGGGCGGTGAGCCTGACGACGTTCCCCGAGATGTTCCCGGCGGCTCCGTCCTGCGATCCGGAGCTCCTCCAGCTCACCTCGGGCTCATCGGGGCAGCCTCGGCTGGCCCGCCAGACGTACGCCGGAGCCGTCGTGGCAGCACTCTCCTACGTCGACCGGTTCCAGCTTGCCGCCGACGATGTCGTCGTCCTCCCCGTCTCGGCCGCCCACTCCTACGGCATGGCGGGCATGCTGTCGGCGCTGCTCGTGGGAGCGACCGTCACGTCCCTGCCGACGTTCACCCCGGCCGCGGCGGCCGCCGCGCTCCGCGACGCGACCGTACTTTTCGGCACACCTCTGATGTACCGCTACCTGACCGTCGGGCCCCTGGGGCGGGACCGGGCCGGTGCCCTCCGGCTCGCGGTGAGCGCCGGGGCGCCGCTGGACGCTCAGGTCGCCGAGGCGTTCCGGACCAGGACCGGCGTCGCCGTGCGCCAGGTCTACGGGAGCACGGAAGCCGGCCTGATCGCCTGTACTCCCGCATGGCGGTCGGGGGTCCCGCCGGACGCCGTCGGTCCGGTGGCGCCCGGCGTCGACGTCCGTGTGGCGCCCGACGGCGAGCTCCTGGTCCGGACACGCTCACTGATGCGTGGCTACTTCGGGGACGGACCGCTGCACCTGGACCGTGGCTTCTATCCCACAGGTGATCTGGGTGCGGTCGGCGAGGACGGGCTGCTGCGGATCACTGGCCGCAAGAGCCGTTTCGCGAAGATCGGGGGGCGCCGGGTGGGGTTCGCTCTGGTCGAGGACGCGCTGAAGCGCTGCCCGGGTGTGGTGGACGCGGTGGCGCGGTCGCGGCCCGGGCCGAACGGTGAAGAGGAGCTGGTCGGTTACGTGGTACTCGCCGGTACCGCGCCGGCCGAGGTGCTCACGGCTCTGCGCGATGGCGGGCTGGCGCCCTATGAGGTGCCTTCCGAGCTCCGGGTGATTGCCGAGCTGCCGCGTAACCACCTGGGCAAGGTCGTCGCCGAAGAGCTCGAAGAAATGGTGGAGAAATCGAGCACATCTCGCGTGTAA
- a CDS encoding FtsB family cell division protein, whose protein sequence is MPEVLTVRALVLSVVVLLAVVLLLPTVRAVVAQQAQLSELRQELSEQQEQKAGLENELARWDDRSYVIEQARTRLRFVMPGDTPWRTLDADSVQEEEPEPGPVQTPREDQGETTPWYARLWDSFRIADSG, encoded by the coding sequence GTGCCGGAGGTCCTGACGGTGCGGGCGCTCGTGTTGTCGGTGGTCGTGCTGCTGGCGGTCGTGCTGCTGCTGCCGACCGTGCGGGCGGTGGTGGCGCAACAGGCACAGCTGTCGGAGTTGCGGCAGGAGCTTTCCGAGCAGCAGGAGCAGAAGGCCGGCCTGGAGAACGAACTGGCGAGGTGGGACGACCGCTCGTACGTGATCGAGCAGGCCAGGACCCGGTTGCGGTTCGTGATGCCGGGCGACACGCCGTGGCGGACGCTCGACGCCGACTCGGTGCAGGAGGAGGAGCCGGAGCCGGGCCCCGTGCAGACCCCGCGCGAGGATCAGGGCGAGACCACCCCCTGGTACGCACGGCTCTGGGACTCCTTCCGCATCGCCGACTCGGGATGA